The Gammaproteobacteria bacterium sequence GTGCCGGGACGGCAGCTCGACACACAGGCCCATCGCCTCAAACAGTTTCTGGTGATTGATCGGCTTGGAGAGACAGCCGGCGGCACCCAGCATCAGGCTGCGCTGCACCTGCTCGCAATCCTGATGATCGATCATCGTGATCAGGCGCACATGGCGTGTGGCGCGGTCACTCTTTATGCGCCGGCACATCTCCATGGACTCGGGGTTCGATAGCCTCAGATCCATGAGCACAATATCGGGACTGCCACTCTGCAGGCGCTGACCGGCCTCATACACGCTGTGCACGGCGGTCGCATCCACCGTTTCGGACAGCGTATCAAACAGGTCCACCAGCGAATGGGTGATGCGCGGATCACTGTCAACGATCAGGACACGCAGTCGATTTTTATCGGGACGGCCGATGCTGAGGCCACGGGCCTGGACAAAATAGCGCAGGTCATCCCGTGAAAATGCCGTGTCAAAACCATCCTCCAGATGGGCGTGTAATTTGCCCTGTTGCACCCATTCGAACAGCATCAGCGGCGAGGCCATCAACAGGTATTCAACTTCAGTGGAGGAGAGATTCGTTTTCTTAGCCATACAGGAATTACCAGGGAGCAGAGGCAACCGGTCAAGATGTCGGTCACTGCCCATACTAGCGAGTCAGCGTGGCGAA is a genomic window containing:
- a CDS encoding response regulator, with translation MAKKTNLSSTEVEYLLMASPLMLFEWVQQGKLHAHLEDGFDTAFSRDDLRYFVQARGLSIGRPDKNRLRVLIVDSDPRITHSLVDLFDTLSETVDATAVHSVYEAGQRLQSGSPDIVLMDLRLSNPESMEMCRRIKSDRATRHVRLITMIDHQDCEQVQRSLMLGAAGCLSKPINHQKLFEAMGLCVELPSRHADARVEDYP